The DNA window TTAATGTCACAACAATTGCAGGTGGAGGCCAACTTGCAGCATTACCTACAATTACAGCAACATTTGCCTAGTTATTAAGATTATAACCAGTCTGGAAACACAATCGTCCATTGAATCAACAGCAAGAGACTCCAACTGACTTCACCTGAGTTAAGATTTCACCCTGCATCATCATTAAGCACAACAGTGAGGAAGTGTAATTAAATTCTGTGCGTGTACCCAGCACAGCTCAAAGTTACACATCCCTGAGTGGTGGTGTGGAGAAAAATGCAGGGAGTTTTGCTCCCAGTCTGCAATGCCCTTAGCTGTGCTATCTTCCTGGGTGTATTAATATGGGACAGGCGGGTCTCTTCTGGTTCTCTTACTGCTGTCACTGCAAGGTAAGATGTTGACACACGCTTCTGTAAAATGGCCACCCTTGCTTTGTTGGAAAGTACATTGCGTACGATGATGGCATACTTCAGCTATTGTCATGTTGCTCGATACAGAGCTATAAAGCTATTTCAGTTTCCCAGCTTGTGATTTTTGAGTGGCTGGTGTCATCATGGCAGACACTGTTTGGAAACTTGAACAAACACCTTTGGCACGTGTCATTGATGCTCTGATGTCCAGTAGGAATTGTAGCTCCCCGGATTAGATGAGCTGAGTTAGGAGAACAGAGTTGTCTCATGTAAGCCAAAATGCAAGTTGACATATCTGAAGGCATTTTATCTGGCTGTATTCACCCTGTTTTCTGCAGCAGGCCAAAATATCCATGTTCTGGGCTTTCAGCAAAGGTTATAGGAAACTAGCGTCTTTGAGCTGCCAGGTCAAACTGTGGCAAGGTCTGAATCAGATTTGGTGTTCAAGGTCTTGCAGTCACTTCAGACTACTGGTCGCTGTTACAGTAGTGAAAGTTTAATCACTGCTTGTGCTGTTGTATGGGCTACTGTAATTTGCCTCCAGCTCTGCAGAACTGAAGGAAACCTGGATATATCTATCACCAGCCCTGGCGTGGCGAGTCTAGAGATTTGTCCTCTTACCCAGAGCTCAAGTCCCTGGGGATTAACTGGCTTTGAGCTTCCTAAAGCTCGATGTGGTTCACCAGCTTCCCAGTTGTCCCCACCTGAATGGCTGCTGCCTCCTTTACCATAGAACCTCTCAGTTGAGGCTTTTGCCTGAGTAACTCCTGAAACCTGCCTGTTGTTCACAGTCCGGGCACAGCAACCCTAGAGGATATGGCCCTGTCTTAGATGTTGGGGTGTACTACACAGCCTGGGTAGCATGGGCTTTTAGAATAGATTTATATTAATAAAGTGCACCAATGATTTCGCAAGGAAACTGCTCAGAAGACTTCCTCCTTAGCCTGTGCGAAGGATCATGGCCACATCAGAAATGGGGAAACATCCTAGTCtctgtgaatttattttctgctgtaaaaGCTAAGTGCTTACCATAACCACTGGGGACAGCAAAGCTGGGCAAACACTGCAGCTCTTCACTAGAGATTGTGGTACCTGCATTGCACAGAACACAGCTAAGATAGCAGTACACTATTAATGTCCCTTGTAGGCAACATGGGAGAGGAGACAGCACAGTATGTGAAGGTCAGATGCCTTTCAGACTTTGTCGGCATGTTTAACACCATCAGAACTAGCCCACAGAAGTAGTCAAAAAAGTCATTACAGTTGGCAGAGCATTGCTGTAATTAGCGATGCTTAATCCCCTGTTTTATTCAATTCCTCGGtgttcaaatgattttttttagtctttgtgAAAGGTTTCTAGCGGACTGAGAGGAGTGAAGGTAAAAGGCTGAGAGATTCGCTGTTTGCTGTTTTATCCATTGCAAAATAGAAAAACAGTAGTGCTGTAGTAAATTTTCCTCCCAAGTAGGTATGGACATAAAAAGTTTGCACTTAGAAGCAAGCCAGGAGGTTGCTTCTGTAACATCTCCAGGGCTGCCAGTCCCTCACCTTCTTTGTTGCCTATGTGTCATCCCAGTTAAGGACAAACCGGGACTCAGTGCCTGCTTCGTGCCTGTGTTTGTCACAGTAACATGTCTGTCCTGACCTGGATCTCTGACTCTGCCTATGGACGTTTCCCCAGaagagcaggctggggctgctgcatCTGGCTCTCTGAAATGCACTGTCACCAAGGTGATGGGGGACAAAATGAAGCAACAACCACGTTTCCTTAGCTCCATCAGTAAAAGTTAGAGGAAGGCAAAATTTTAGTATTTAATGACCAGCTGATCAGGAAAAGTTCACCCTGCTGTCACTCTTGATCACATAGCTCTTCTTGACCACAGAGCTATCTGGAATGTTCTCCAAATGGTACATGAACCCTGGTGAGATAACTTACTTTTTCCTATCAAAGGCTGAATGAAAATATCAAATGAGTTGTAGGAACTGTTTTTCTTGCCAATTCTTTCTTCCCCCAGACCACAGCAGTCTGCTAGTGTAGGATTATTTCATCACTGACTTAGCGTAATGGTTGAAATTCCTCTACAATAAACCATTTAAGACACCAAAGCACAGGTTGGTACCAGGCTGGGCTGCTGTCCCCTCAGTGTCCCGCTCAAGGGGTTTCCCTGAGAGCCCACTTTGGGTGAAGAGTTGGCTGTTGGCAGCACAGCTTATGAGAGCGCAGCGGGCTGGGAAGCGGTTGCAGCAGCACCCCCGTGGCCAGAGAGCGAGGAGCAGCTGGAAAGGAGACAGCGGGAGCTAAATCATCGCCAGAGATACTGGCCTGCCTCCTCCAGACATGGCACATCTGAAATGATGTCCCCTGGCTGCTGCTTGTCCCCTCAGTGCAGCCTGGCAGAGGGCGGAGGTGCCCATCGCTAGCACTGAGGGGTCACAGTAATAcccttcccccctctttttccttggGGGGTGGGTAAAACTTGACATTAAGAGGCAGGTTGAGAAAAAATGGTGGTGTCGTGTATTTAGCTGTGTTTTAAGCACATGCTAGCAACATTTGTTGTCTCATTTTTACAAAATACACAGTAGTTTTCTATCTTCTTGTCGCTGTAAACTGTACAGCACTGGAAAGCAGTGCTCTGAGTAGGAGGAAAAATACAATCGTAGCTTTTGACCAGCTTTCATTTTTGCCACCTACGAAACAAGACTTTTCTAACACAGCAGTCCAGCTGTTTGGCATTTCTAAAAGTTTTCATCCCCTGGCAGTGTTTAAGGCAATAGGCTATTCTGGTTTTCACTACCAAGAAAGCCAGTGGTTGTCACAGTACCAGAGGCAGAAAGCAACAGAGAGTTATCAGAGGAGAATCCTTCAGGCTGATAGGGAGAATAAGACAGTTTATCAAGCCGCAGGAACGTCCCTCCTCATCTGTCCCTTAATCTCCATGGCAGAAACCTGCCTGCTCCAGGCCAGGTGCTCGTTTCCAGACATAGAGCTCTTTGTGAAGGTGAGTGTTGTAAAGCAATCCAATGGCAATGTTTGTTTATGGAGAGCTTTTTACTATATTTGAGATTCATTTGATAACGTTGAGGAAGGTAAAAGAACAAGCAGAACTGGTTTCATTAATGTGTGTTGTTTGTATGTAAGGTCTGCAAAACTTAATGAACTAACCTATTAACTAAGTAAATGATacacctgtttttttcttctgcgtCCTTACATATAATCTAAGTTTTAAAACTGCGCTTTAGGAGAATCACATAAAGAGCTTAAGAATTAGACCTCTGATCTCTTCCAGCAATGTTGCATGAAGCCTAACTTAACCAATAGCAACTATACAAGACTTCACCTGATTTTAACTAAGCCTTTTAAGAAAATGCAATACAAAGTACATGAGAGCAACACTTCTGTGGCCACATGTACAGTGAGTTGCACCTATAATGCTTTACACTGACACCTGATGGTTCGTTCAGCCAAAAAGGAAAGACCATCATTACAGGGGCACACAGAAAGAGAGGTTACGTGACTTGGATGCAGCCACACTTCAGTCTTAAAAGTGGGAGCCTTGGGTCTATAACAAGGAGGGATTACCCAGGGGGGATGCAGCATTTGTGTTTCATTAGTCCTcagttcagcaaagcacagaGATGGGTGGGTTCAGCTGGAGCAAGGCTACTGCCGAACTTCTCTCCTCTGGGGCCCACACAGCTGCTTAGTTTGAgattcttaattattttatttattctgtttattccCTTGAGTGCTTTAGACATTACATTACAGTTTATGCTGGTAAATCTTTCTCTATTTGTTTCCTGTGATCATAAACTGATTTAACTTGTTTTAATCTTGCAGTGACTTAGGTAGATTTATGTTCACATAGACAAATGAGGTGGAGACTATTTCCTTTGGAAGGACTGCGGTgatttcaattttgttttctaaCTTATGGCAGTATTCAttatgcattttaatgaaaaactacATCTCCAGGATGACAGGATTCTTCATCATATCTAACTTTGCATGAAAATACATATTAGTAGAAATGAGTAACATGCTATACGTACTCGTAGCAGATCTGGGTTTTCTGCTTTCCTACTGCATCTGCTATCAAAATGTGCTATCGTCAGAGATGAatgtatgccttttttttttttaattgtaggcTGGCAGTGATGGGGAAAGTATTGGAAATTGCCCGTTCTCTCAGCGTCTCTTTATGATTCTGTGGCTAAAAGGTGTCATATTTAATGTCACAACTGTGGATTTGAAAAGGTGAGATTGTATCCAGAGTTCTCCTTTTCAGAACAACTTTTCCAAAACAGTGATTTTAAAGGGTGACTCTCTTCTGATAGATTTGAAATGTGCACCGTGCCTTGGCATTACATTAACAGTCCGGATGCCTAATTCCTCTTTAGGGTTCACTAGTATAAAGTGGACTAAGTCCTTTGAAGCTGTTgagattttaatctgttttgcagTAGGTCTCTGTAACATAACACAGAAGTTCTGGGTTTGTTTTAAGCATTTCAGAGCACATTCAGATATGGGCTAGCGAATTCTCACACCACCGGTGTGAGGCAGCTGGCtaagttttattttgtaagaaaGATGTATAGCAGCCTGCTATTTTAAAGGTGAAACAGTTAGTTGCAATTAAGGACAGAAATTGCAAATGTGGCTCCTGTTGTGATTAACCCCATCTCTTTCCTCCCATCAGAAAGCCTGCTGACCTGCAGAACCTGGCCCCGGGAACAAACCCCCCTTTCATGACATTTGATGGTGAAGTGAAAACCGATGTCAATAAGATCGAGGAGTTCTTGGAAGAAAAGCTAGCTCCGCCCCGGTACCGTATTCCTGGCCGCTTCTCTTGCTTTCAGCCCCTCACGGCCCTCGACAGGGGTCAGCGACCAAACCCCTTCGGTTTCGGCGGGTCAGGCTCTCCACGAGGCTGCACGTGTTATAATTGCATGTGGGAGGCTCGGGAGGGCTGGTCTGGCCGCTGCAGTGGAGCTTGCAGGGAGGGGTAACTTCAACTGGCGTGAAACAGTGCTGAAGCCTGGCACCGTGCagggggtgtccctggggtgtcCCCGAGACGCTGGCTGCGCTCCTCCCGCTGCCCTCGCCTTTGCCCTGagttccctgctctgccaccacAGTCACTCCCAAGGCACGAAATCCACCCCACTGTAGCAAGCGTGTGCAGAAAGCTGCGTGCCGCTGCAGAAACCTGACCTCTTTTCCTCCGCTTGTGTGGGTTTGAGGTTTCTCTCTTTACACTGTACAAATAATTACACTTGCTGGGAGCAGGTAGTTGGAAGAAAAGGGCAGTGAAAGCCTCCCACATGGTAGACGTGCTGGGGCTCATTTTGAGTGGCCGGGTGGGCCCATCTTAGCACACGGACGGGTCTGAGTTTCGGACTCGTCGttccccaccccagcagctctTCCCACGTCTACCCGAACCCCACTGTCCCACCATCATGACCAGCAGCATCAtgtcccccacccacccaccttctctctcccctgggacagcagccctgctctgcagcgcTCCCTTCTCAAGCAGCCGAACCTGACTTAAACGAGGCAAGCAGCTGCTCCCCTCCGCTTTTCCCTTCCTATCCGCCCCTGGCAGCAACAGCTGCTGGACTGGCCGCTCCGAGCTTGCTCACGCACACGCGAGTGGGCCAGGCGCGGAGGCTgcgaggagcagcagcagctgtggccaACAGGGACTTTCCCTCCGCTCCTTCTCATGGCAGGAGCCACGCTCCACGCAGCCTCACCTCCAGTGGAGGAGGCCTGGGAGAGGCACTGGGCTGTCTGGGTGGTGTTTGCAAGCATGAACAGTCATTTCCCCATCTCCCTCAGGAAAAGGAGGTCATCCACATGGTTTAACTATGGTTTAAATTTGCACTTGCTAAGTGATTTTTAGTTCAGGAAGGTTCCCTTTGAAAGTCCGGTGTGGCTGTATATTGTGACACTACAGTGTAAATAATGTATATTAAATAATTAGTGGAGATGGAAATAAAGGCTAGTCATAtaacttctttttgtttcttttaactcCTCAGGTATCCCAAACTTGCACCAAACCACCCTGAGTCTAACTCTGCAGGAAATGATGTCTTTGCAAAATTCTCTGCGTTCATAAAGAACCCGAGAAAAGATGCTAACGAACGTATGTGCTGCAGTCCTTACGTCAGCCCTGATAGTTAGTGGAAGAAATTAGAGCTGTACAGTTCTGGCACACTGTGCTGGAGATATCCCATTTACAGCTTAGGTTAAACAGTCATTTTCCAGAGCATAAAGGCTGTGGAGATCTATTCACTCTCTTCTTTGAGGATTCCCAAAGTTAGTTTACACAGATACCACTGTCAGCAGGGGAGCACCAACTCCAGCTCCTCCTCGTTTCGTCAGCTCTCAAACTCCTAACATTGCACCTTGCCCACAGCTCTGCTAGAAGCACAGCCCGCTTGAACTGAGACCTTACCTTTCTACTCTATTTCTGCAAATAATGAGGACTCTAGCCCCATGGCACATGTCTCTAGAGCAGAACCCTCACAACCACCATGGATTAGCTCATCTCTGCCCTCCAGCTGTCAGCCCTGTTCTCtttgctcttcccttctcccctcttcACAGTGGCAAAGGGGCACCACCAGCCCACGAAAAGCCCAGCCAACCTTTGCCAGCCTCTGCTGCCCTGACCCCACTCCTGTATGCTCAGCCAGAAGCACGGGACTCAGAGTCCAGTTTCCCGTACACCCCAAAGTGGCATCCCAGTGGCTTGCTGTCGTAGCTCCCAGCCTTGCTGTCCTGCCCGTGGGCAGGCACTTGCCCCGTGGCTCCCAAGACGAGAGTCAAGGTGAAGGCAGAGCCACTCTGCAAAAACACACTCTGCAAAGGTGTTTGAGGAGCCATTTCTGGTAACACAGCCCCAGTCTGATTTTTCTCAGAACCCCCCTTTAGCTACTTAAAGCTCTTATCCCAGCATTAACTTTTAAGCTTAGGATAAAGGAATTGCAGGAGTTGGCATGGCCGGGTGTCTGTGAGCTGGGTTGGTGCCAGGAGACAGGATGCAGGAGTTGCCTTTCTGCTCGGTGTCAGAGAGACCTTGGTACAAGCTTGAATGACCTTTTTATTGTCTTAACCTAGATTTGGAAAAATCTTTGCTTAAAGCCCTGAGGAAGCTGGACAACTATTTAAATAGCCCCTTGCCTGATGAAATTGACGCTTACAGCACTGAGGAGATCACTGTTTCCAG is part of the Accipiter gentilis chromosome 32, bAccGen1.1, whole genome shotgun sequence genome and encodes:
- the CLIC6 gene encoding chloride intracellular channel protein 6 isoform X7: MAETCLLQARCSFPDIELFVKAGSDGESIGNCPFSQRLFMILWLKGVIFNVTTVDLKRKPADLQNLAPGTNPPFMTFDGEVKTDVNKIEEFLEEKLAPPRYPKLAPNHPESNSAGNDVFAKFSAFIKNPRKDANEHLEKSLLKALRKLDNYLNSPLPDEIDAYSTEEITVSSRKFLDGDELTLADCNLLPKLHIIKVVAKKYRNFDFPPEMTGISRYLNNAYARDEFTNTCPADQEIEYAYLDVAKRMK